One Microbacterium sp. W4I20 DNA window includes the following coding sequences:
- a CDS encoding winged helix-turn-helix domain-containing protein, whose translation MTDTLSPAQARRIALAAQGFSRARPVSVSRRHVHRVMDRLGVLQIDSVNVFARSHYLPLFSRLGAYEPALLDRVFLARTTDYVEYLAHEATFIPIEDWPLWRFRMDDFRQRWAGEDSWMSTNSRTVQWVQDELRVRGPLRPADLRADAPRERGTWWDWDEVKLALEHLWRTGDVAVSGRRGFERTYALAEQVIPDGIRSQEIPRADAIRELIRRAARSSGVATQSDLADYYRIRDRERISQSIADLVDDGELEPVHVRGWERAGRPLPAWRHREAVLPRRIDAAAVLTPFDPVVWFRDRALRTFELDYRIEIYVPAEKRRFGYYSLPVLVGDRIVARVDLKADRAASTLQVQSAWWEPQARADDAEQIAAELALAAEWQGLENISVSGWGDAGAAIHGALLAGGRLPVLRHVHPRESPA comes from the coding sequence ACGTGCACAGGGTGATGGACCGGCTCGGCGTGCTGCAGATCGACTCGGTGAACGTCTTCGCGCGGTCGCACTATCTGCCGCTCTTCTCGCGGCTCGGCGCCTACGAGCCCGCTCTCCTCGATCGGGTCTTCCTGGCTCGCACGACCGACTACGTCGAGTACCTCGCCCACGAGGCCACGTTCATCCCGATCGAGGACTGGCCGCTGTGGCGGTTCCGGATGGATGACTTCCGCCAGCGGTGGGCGGGCGAGGACTCCTGGATGAGCACCAACTCCCGGACCGTGCAGTGGGTGCAGGACGAGCTGCGCGTGCGCGGACCGCTGCGCCCCGCCGACCTCCGAGCAGACGCACCGCGCGAACGCGGAACCTGGTGGGACTGGGACGAGGTCAAGCTCGCCCTCGAGCATCTCTGGCGCACAGGCGACGTCGCGGTCAGCGGCCGCCGCGGCTTCGAGCGCACCTACGCGCTGGCCGAGCAGGTGATCCCCGACGGCATCCGGTCACAGGAGATCCCCCGCGCCGACGCGATCCGCGAACTGATCCGGCGCGCCGCGCGCTCCAGCGGCGTCGCCACGCAGTCCGACCTCGCCGACTATTACCGCATCCGCGATCGCGAGCGGATCTCGCAGTCGATCGCCGACCTCGTCGACGACGGCGAGCTGGAGCCCGTGCACGTGCGCGGATGGGAACGAGCAGGCCGGCCGCTCCCCGCGTGGCGACACCGGGAGGCGGTGCTGCCCCGCCGGATCGATGCGGCCGCGGTGCTCACGCCCTTCGACCCCGTGGTCTGGTTTCGCGATCGTGCGCTCCGCACCTTCGAGCTCGACTACCGCATCGAGATCTACGTGCCCGCCGAGAAGCGACGGTTCGGCTACTACTCCCTGCCGGTACTCGTCGGCGACCGGATCGTCGCCCGGGTCGACCTCAAGGCCGATCGAGCGGCATCGACGCTGCAGGTGCAGTCCGCCTGGTGGGAGCCGCAGGCTCGCGCCGACGACGCCGAGCAAATCGCTGCCGAGCTCGCCCTCGCCGCGGAGTGGCAGGGCCTCGAGAACATCTCGGTATCGGGGTGGGGCGACGCCGGCGCGGCGATCCATGGGGCATTGCTGGCCGGCGGACGGCTCCCGGTGCTCCGCCACGTCCATCCTCGGGAGAGCCCGGCATGA